The Strigops habroptila isolate Jane chromosome 8, bStrHab1.2.pri, whole genome shotgun sequence genome includes a window with the following:
- the HSD17B7 gene encoding 3-keto-steroid reductase isoform X1, whose protein sequence is MERVVLVTGASSGVGLALCRRLLEEDGRIHLCIACRNSQKSEATRDLILETHPAAQVSTVEVDLGSLASVLRVARELRCRFQRLDFVYLNAGIMPNPHVNFKALWHGLLTGKLLHMLTTAEGIMTQTDRLNGDGLQEVFATNLFGHFILVRQLESLLCGNEKPSRLIWTSSSNARESAFSLSDYQHAKGQESYSSSKYATDLTSVVLNRKFNKQGLYSSVVCPGLVMSNMTYRILPVFLWKLLMPIMWLIRFFAKTYTLTPYNGAEAHVWLFKQKPEHLDALVKYHSCTSGLGKSYVEPRKVRGAQKGTWSPERYVEPRKVRGAQKGTWSSSFLLQGTWLGVCHALHGRVGAKGVLWLEWRQDVEC, encoded by the exons CCGgcggctgctggaggaggatggCCGTATCCATCTCTGTATCGCCTGCCGCAACTCCCAGAAGAGCGAAGCCACGCGAGACCTCATCCTGGAAACCCACCCGGCCGCACAGGTCTCTACTGTGGAAGTTGACCTGGGCAGCCTGGCTTCCGTGCTGCGTGTTGCCCGTGAGCTCCGCTGCAG GTTTCAACGCCTGGACTTTGTCTACCTCAATGCTGGGATCATGCCCAACCCGCACGTGAACTTCAAGGCACTCTGGCATGGTCTTCTCACTGG GAAGTTACTTCACATGCTGACCACTGCAGAAGGCATAATGACCCAGACGGACAGGCTGAATGGAGATGGACTTCAGGAGGTGTTTGCCACCAACCTCTTTGGACACTTTATTCTG GTTCGTCAACTTGAGTCTCTACTCTGCGGTAACGAAAAGCCTTCACGACTCATCTGGACCTCTTCCAGCAATGCTAGGGAGTCTGCCTTCAGCCTCTCTGACTATCAGCATGCCAAGGGGCAGGAATCATACAGTTCCTCCAAATATGCTACTGACCTGACAAGTGTGGTTCTGAACAGGAAATTTAATAAGCAG ggtCTGTATTCCAGTGTTGTTTGTCCTGGTCTTGTTATGTCTAATATGACCTACAGAATTTTACCAGTTTTTCTGTGGAAGCTGCTAATGCCCATCATGTGGTTG aTCCGTTTTTTCGCCAAAACTTATACTCTGACCCCATATAATGGAGCAGAAGCTCAT GTGTGGCTTTTCAAACAGAAGCCAGAGCACCTGGATGCACTTGTCAAATACCACAGCTGTACTTCTGGACTGGGGAAGAGCTACGTGGAGCCCAGAAAGGTACGTGGAGCCCAGAAAGGTACGTGGAGCCCAGAAAGGTACGTGGAGCCCAGAAAGGTACGTGGAGCCCAGAAAGGTacatggagcagcagcttcctgctgcAGGGGACTTGGCTAGGGGTCTGCCATGCCTTGCATGGAAGGGTTGGTGCGAAGGGTGTCCTGTGGCTGGAGTGGAGACAAGATGTTGAATGCTGA
- the HSD17B7 gene encoding 3-keto-steroid reductase isoform X2 encodes MERVVLVTGASSGVGLALCRRLLEEDGRIHLCIACRNSQKSEATRDLILETHPAAQVSTVEVDLGSLASVLRVARELRCRFQRLDFVYLNAGIMPNPHVNFKALWHGLLTGKLLHMLTTAEGIMTQTDRLNGDGLQEVFATNLFGHFILVRQLESLLCGNEKPSRLIWTSSSNARESAFSLSDYQHAKGQESYSSSKYATDLTSVVLNRKFNKQGLYSSVVCPGLVMSNMTYRILPVFLWKLLMPIMWLIRFFAKTYTLTPYNGAEAHVWLFKQKPEHLDALVKYHSCTSGLGKSYVEPRKVRGAQKGTWSPERYMEQQLPAAGDLARGLPCLAWKGWCEGCPVAGVETRC; translated from the exons CCGgcggctgctggaggaggatggCCGTATCCATCTCTGTATCGCCTGCCGCAACTCCCAGAAGAGCGAAGCCACGCGAGACCTCATCCTGGAAACCCACCCGGCCGCACAGGTCTCTACTGTGGAAGTTGACCTGGGCAGCCTGGCTTCCGTGCTGCGTGTTGCCCGTGAGCTCCGCTGCAG GTTTCAACGCCTGGACTTTGTCTACCTCAATGCTGGGATCATGCCCAACCCGCACGTGAACTTCAAGGCACTCTGGCATGGTCTTCTCACTGG GAAGTTACTTCACATGCTGACCACTGCAGAAGGCATAATGACCCAGACGGACAGGCTGAATGGAGATGGACTTCAGGAGGTGTTTGCCACCAACCTCTTTGGACACTTTATTCTG GTTCGTCAACTTGAGTCTCTACTCTGCGGTAACGAAAAGCCTTCACGACTCATCTGGACCTCTTCCAGCAATGCTAGGGAGTCTGCCTTCAGCCTCTCTGACTATCAGCATGCCAAGGGGCAGGAATCATACAGTTCCTCCAAATATGCTACTGACCTGACAAGTGTGGTTCTGAACAGGAAATTTAATAAGCAG ggtCTGTATTCCAGTGTTGTTTGTCCTGGTCTTGTTATGTCTAATATGACCTACAGAATTTTACCAGTTTTTCTGTGGAAGCTGCTAATGCCCATCATGTGGTTG aTCCGTTTTTTCGCCAAAACTTATACTCTGACCCCATATAATGGAGCAGAAGCTCAT GTGTGGCTTTTCAAACAGAAGCCAGAGCACCTGGATGCACTTGTCAAATACCACAGCTGTACTTCTGGACTGGGGAAGAGCTACGTGGAGCCCAGAAAGGTACGTGGAGCCCAGAAAGGTACGTGGAGCCCAGAAAG GTacatggagcagcagcttcctgctgcAGGGGACTTGGCTAGGGGTCTGCCATGCCTTGCATGGAAGGGTTGGTGCGAAGGGTGTCCTGTGGCTGGAGTGGAGACAAGATGTTGA
- the HSD17B7 gene encoding 3-keto-steroid reductase isoform X5: MERVVLVTGASSGVGLALCRRLLEEDGRIHLCIACRNSQKSEATRDLILETHPAAQVSTVEVDLGSLASVLRVARELRCRFQRLDFVYLNAGIMPNPHVNFKALWHGLLTGKLLHMLTTAEGIMTQTDRLNGDGLQEVFATNLFGHFILVRQLESLLCGNEKPSRLIWTSSSNARESAFSLSDYQHAKGQESYSSSKYATDLTSVVLNRKFNKQGLYSSVVCPGLVMSNMTYRILPVFLWKLLMPIMWLIRFFAKTYTLTPYNGAEAHVWLFKQKPEHLDALVKYHSCTSGLGKSYVEPRKVHGAAASCCRGLG, encoded by the exons CCGgcggctgctggaggaggatggCCGTATCCATCTCTGTATCGCCTGCCGCAACTCCCAGAAGAGCGAAGCCACGCGAGACCTCATCCTGGAAACCCACCCGGCCGCACAGGTCTCTACTGTGGAAGTTGACCTGGGCAGCCTGGCTTCCGTGCTGCGTGTTGCCCGTGAGCTCCGCTGCAG GTTTCAACGCCTGGACTTTGTCTACCTCAATGCTGGGATCATGCCCAACCCGCACGTGAACTTCAAGGCACTCTGGCATGGTCTTCTCACTGG GAAGTTACTTCACATGCTGACCACTGCAGAAGGCATAATGACCCAGACGGACAGGCTGAATGGAGATGGACTTCAGGAGGTGTTTGCCACCAACCTCTTTGGACACTTTATTCTG GTTCGTCAACTTGAGTCTCTACTCTGCGGTAACGAAAAGCCTTCACGACTCATCTGGACCTCTTCCAGCAATGCTAGGGAGTCTGCCTTCAGCCTCTCTGACTATCAGCATGCCAAGGGGCAGGAATCATACAGTTCCTCCAAATATGCTACTGACCTGACAAGTGTGGTTCTGAACAGGAAATTTAATAAGCAG ggtCTGTATTCCAGTGTTGTTTGTCCTGGTCTTGTTATGTCTAATATGACCTACAGAATTTTACCAGTTTTTCTGTGGAAGCTGCTAATGCCCATCATGTGGTTG aTCCGTTTTTTCGCCAAAACTTATACTCTGACCCCATATAATGGAGCAGAAGCTCAT GTGTGGCTTTTCAAACAGAAGCCAGAGCACCTGGATGCACTTGTCAAATACCACAGCTGTACTTCTGGACTGGGGAAGAGCTACGTGGAGCCCAGAAAG GTacatggagcagcagcttcctgctgcAGGGGACTTGGCTAG
- the HSD17B7 gene encoding 3-keto-steroid reductase isoform X3: protein MERVVLVTGASSGVGLALCRRLLEEDGRIHLCIACRNSQKSEATRDLILETHPAAQVSTVEVDLGSLASVLRVARELRCRFQRLDFVYLNAGIMPNPHVNFKALWHGLLTGKLLHMLTTAEGIMTQTDRLNGDGLQEVFATNLFGHFILVRQLESLLCGNEKPSRLIWTSSSNARESAFSLSDYQHAKGQESYSSSKYATDLTSVVLNRKFNKQGLYSSVVCPGLVMSNMTYRILPVFLWKLLMPIMWLIRFFAKTYTLTPYNGAEAHVWLFKQKPEHLDALVKYHSCTSGLGKSYVEPRKFDVDEETAEKLYGKLLELEKQTLERYSDLLD, encoded by the exons CCGgcggctgctggaggaggatggCCGTATCCATCTCTGTATCGCCTGCCGCAACTCCCAGAAGAGCGAAGCCACGCGAGACCTCATCCTGGAAACCCACCCGGCCGCACAGGTCTCTACTGTGGAAGTTGACCTGGGCAGCCTGGCTTCCGTGCTGCGTGTTGCCCGTGAGCTCCGCTGCAG GTTTCAACGCCTGGACTTTGTCTACCTCAATGCTGGGATCATGCCCAACCCGCACGTGAACTTCAAGGCACTCTGGCATGGTCTTCTCACTGG GAAGTTACTTCACATGCTGACCACTGCAGAAGGCATAATGACCCAGACGGACAGGCTGAATGGAGATGGACTTCAGGAGGTGTTTGCCACCAACCTCTTTGGACACTTTATTCTG GTTCGTCAACTTGAGTCTCTACTCTGCGGTAACGAAAAGCCTTCACGACTCATCTGGACCTCTTCCAGCAATGCTAGGGAGTCTGCCTTCAGCCTCTCTGACTATCAGCATGCCAAGGGGCAGGAATCATACAGTTCCTCCAAATATGCTACTGACCTGACAAGTGTGGTTCTGAACAGGAAATTTAATAAGCAG ggtCTGTATTCCAGTGTTGTTTGTCCTGGTCTTGTTATGTCTAATATGACCTACAGAATTTTACCAGTTTTTCTGTGGAAGCTGCTAATGCCCATCATGTGGTTG aTCCGTTTTTTCGCCAAAACTTATACTCTGACCCCATATAATGGAGCAGAAGCTCAT GTGTGGCTTTTCAAACAGAAGCCAGAGCACCTGGATGCACTTGTCAAATACCACAGCTGTACTTCTGGACTGGGGAAGAGCTACGTGGAGCCCAGAAAG TTTGATGTGGATGAAGAAACTGCTGAGAAACTTTATGGAAAGCTCTTGGAACTGGAGAAGCAGACTCTAGAGAGATACAGTGATCTTCTAGATTAA
- the HSD17B7 gene encoding 3-keto-steroid reductase isoform X4 has protein sequence MERVVLVTGASSGVGLALCRRLLEEDGRIHLCIACRNSQKSEATRDLILETHPAAQVSTVEVDLGSLASVLRVARELRCRFQRLDFVYLNAGIMPNPHVNFKALWHGLLTGKLLHMLTTAEGIMTQTDRLNGDGLQEVFATNLFGHFILVRQLESLLCGNEKPSRLIWTSSSNARESAFSLSDYQHAKGQESYSSSKYATDLTSVVLNRKFNKQGLYSSVVCPGLVMSNMTYRILPVFLWKLLMPIMWLIRFFAKTYTLTPYNGAEAHVWLFKQKPEHLDALVKYHSCTSGLGKSYVEPRKVRGAQKGTWSPERYVEPRKVRGAQKV, from the exons CCGgcggctgctggaggaggatggCCGTATCCATCTCTGTATCGCCTGCCGCAACTCCCAGAAGAGCGAAGCCACGCGAGACCTCATCCTGGAAACCCACCCGGCCGCACAGGTCTCTACTGTGGAAGTTGACCTGGGCAGCCTGGCTTCCGTGCTGCGTGTTGCCCGTGAGCTCCGCTGCAG GTTTCAACGCCTGGACTTTGTCTACCTCAATGCTGGGATCATGCCCAACCCGCACGTGAACTTCAAGGCACTCTGGCATGGTCTTCTCACTGG GAAGTTACTTCACATGCTGACCACTGCAGAAGGCATAATGACCCAGACGGACAGGCTGAATGGAGATGGACTTCAGGAGGTGTTTGCCACCAACCTCTTTGGACACTTTATTCTG GTTCGTCAACTTGAGTCTCTACTCTGCGGTAACGAAAAGCCTTCACGACTCATCTGGACCTCTTCCAGCAATGCTAGGGAGTCTGCCTTCAGCCTCTCTGACTATCAGCATGCCAAGGGGCAGGAATCATACAGTTCCTCCAAATATGCTACTGACCTGACAAGTGTGGTTCTGAACAGGAAATTTAATAAGCAG ggtCTGTATTCCAGTGTTGTTTGTCCTGGTCTTGTTATGTCTAATATGACCTACAGAATTTTACCAGTTTTTCTGTGGAAGCTGCTAATGCCCATCATGTGGTTG aTCCGTTTTTTCGCCAAAACTTATACTCTGACCCCATATAATGGAGCAGAAGCTCAT GTGTGGCTTTTCAAACAGAAGCCAGAGCACCTGGATGCACTTGTCAAATACCACAGCTGTACTTCTGGACTGGGGAAGAGCTACGTGGAGCCCAGAAAGGTACGTGGAGCCCAGAAAGGTACGTGGAGCCCAGAAAGGTACGTGGAGCCCAGAAAGGTACGTGGAGCCCAGAAAG TTTGA